The following proteins are co-located in the Pristiophorus japonicus isolate sPriJap1 unplaced genomic scaffold, sPriJap1.hap1 HAP1_SCAFFOLD_1374, whole genome shotgun sequence genome:
- the LOC139242556 gene encoding uncharacterized protein: MSGPVKTWAGVIGAGNGENLGWSNGAGNGENLGWRNGAGNGENLGWSNGAGNGENLGWSIGAGNGENLGWSNGAGNGENLGWSNGAGDGENMGWSNGAGNGENLGWSNGVGNGENLGWSNGAGNGENLGWSNGVGNGENLGWSNGAGNGENLGWSNGVGNGENLGWST, encoded by the coding sequence ATGTCCGGGCCAGTGAAAACCTGGGCTGGAGTAATTGGTGCCGGGAACGGGGAAAACCTGGGCTGGAGTAATGGTGCCGGGAACGGGGAAAACCTGGGCTGGCGTAATGGTGCCGGGAACGGGGAAAACCTGGGCTGGAGTAATGGTGCCGGGAACGGTGAAAACCTGGGCTGGAGTATTGGTGCCGGGAACGGGGAAAACCTGGGCTGGAGTAATGGTGCCGGGAACGGGGAAAACCTGGGCTGGAGTAATGGTGCCGGGGACGGGGAAAACATGGGCTGGAGTAATGGTGCCGGGAATGGGGAAAACCTGGGCTGGAGTAATGGTGTCGGGAACGGGGAAAACCTGGGCTGGAGTAATGGTGCCGGGAATGGGGAAAACCTGGGCTGGAGTAATGGTGTTGGGAACGGGGAAAACCTGGGCTGGAGTAATGGTGCCGGGAACGGGGAAAACCTGGGCTGGAGTAATGGTGTCGGGAACGGGGAAAACCTGGGctggagtacataa